The Merismopedia glauca CCAP 1448/3 sequence CCGCGTTGTTGGGAAGCTTTACGGAAGGTAGCAGCACCAATTCCATGAAACCTAGTTCTAGTTTCCATAAAAAAGGCTTCTAGCAACATAGCAATGATGGTTTTCAATTCTTCATGTTCTGGTGATGTTGCCATAATCTCTAGCTTTCCTGCCAAAAAACTCAAACGCAGATTCGGGAAATCGTCTCCCAGTAGTGCTAGCATCATTTCGTATTGCTGCCAACTCACGCCATCTAACAACAGGCGTTGTTCGGTAGGTTGAGTTGTTAAAGGTTCTAATAGTTGCGGATTCATGCGATCGCGCCTCCTTGGTAAGCCTACTTGTTTTGATTGTATGCCGAAAAAATTGCCGAAGGGTTAGAAAAAAGTTAATCTGGTGAAACTTGGGCAAGAGGGCTAATATTTAATGCCAGGTTTAAATAACTATCGTTTAATTAAAAGATTATCGACTGGATTAGTTGATACTTTTATTGCTGAAAATTTAGGGCATTCTCAGGAAAAATATAGTGTAGTTAGAGTATTTAATTTAAGTGCTTTTTCTATTCAACAACGTCAATATGTGAGCAATTTATTAGAAGAAAGCAGTTCAATTATCTCAAAAATATCTCCTCATGTACAAGTTGCTCAAATCACCAATTATTTCTGGCAAGAACCCGCTTTTTATCTAGTAGAAACCTATATTTCTGGTCATGGACTAGATGTGGAAATTACACCTGGAAAACGACTGAGCGAATCTTATGCGATCGCCCTTTTGCAAAATACTTTAATTCCTCTAGATTGGCTGCATCAGCAAAATATTGTGCATGGGAATATTCATCCTGGTAATTTAATTCGTCGCCAACAAGATGGTAAAATCATTCTGACCGATTTGGGTAGAGTTAAACAAGTTTGGCAAGGGGCTATTCATTCGCTCAATCCTCAGCCAATAATCCTGAAAAATATCCATTATTTACCTCCCAGATCTCCTCTAGATCGCCGAACGTTTGATAGTGATATTTATGCTTTAGGAGCGATCGCACTTCAAGCATTAACTGGATTATCTATTCAACAATTAGCGAACCCTGAAACTAGAGAATTAGTCTGGCATCATCAAATTCAGATCGCGCCAGGATTAAGTAAGATTTTAGGTAAAATGGTACATCCAGATGAGCGAGAACGTTATAGATCGGCTAGAGAAGTTTTACTAGCTTTAGAGACAGAAAAAGCCGATTTAAAGGTAATAAATCAAGCCACTGTCAGAATTAGCCCTCGCCATAATTCAGCCGGAAAAAATCAGTTAAATCAACCCGAAAATTCGGCAGAAAAAACAGTTATTACGCCATCAATGCCCAATCAATCAATCGGAAAATTATCTTTAGTAGCTTGGATAGCTGCTAATTGTGCTGGGATATCATTAGGCTTTTATTTAAGTTGGGTGGTAGCTTATTTAGGTAGCTTTTTAGCTAATCAAACCCTAGTCTCAGCCATTTTTGGATTTACTTTTGGGCTAGTATTGGGGACAAGCCAAGGATTAGTAATTAAAGGAATTATTCACCGAGGATGTTGGTGGATTGGCTTAACAACCTTAGCTAGTAGCTTGGGGTTTTTCTTAGGAAATATAGTTGCTAATAGTTTGGGAAATTTGGGGGGAGAGTTAGTTAAAGGAGCAATTTTGGGAGGAATATTAGGTGCGATCGCTGGTATCCCTCAGTCTCTAGTTTTGCGTTCCCAATTAGGTAAAGGTAGCGGTTGGTGGTTAACTACTGCGATCGCAGGGGTACTTTGTGCCTTAATAGCCACAATTATCCCAGGTTGGGGTATTCCTCTGGGTGGCATCATGTTCGGGATAATTACAGGAATATCTTTGAGATAAAGCAGTTTACTGGTTTACCACAAAAGATATCCCACAACCGCAACTAGAAGCAGCATTAGGATTATGAAACCGAAAATTACCACCCATTAAATCTTCAGAATAGTCTAAGGTCAAACCATCAATGTAATTTAAAGATTGAGAGTCAACGGCTACTGTAATCCCATCTGATTCGTAGGTGATGTCATCAGGATTGAGGATAGAATCAAAACTTAAAACATACAAAAAATCACCACAGCCACCAGGCTTAACCCCTAAACGCAGGTTTTGACCAGAATTTCGCGGCTTAGAGTGCAGGCGTTTAATCTCTTTAATAGCTATTTGACTCAACTGAATCATGTCGAAGTACGAGAGTAGTCATCTTGAAATCTGACTATATCATCTTCTCCCAAATACTCTCCATTTTGGACTTCAATTAAGACTAGAGGAATCACCCCAGGATTTTCTAAACGGTGTCGGGTACATTGAGGCACATAGGTAGATTGATTACCACCTAGAACTTCTTCTACTTCTCCACAAGTGACTTTGGCTGTACCAGAAACCACGATCCAGTGTTCGCTGCGATGGTAGTGCATTTGTAGACTGAGGCGATGACCAGGCTTGACCTCTATCCTTTTGATTTTATAGCCCCGACCTTCTTCTAAGATAGTAAACGAACCCCAGGGACGCAGTTCTGTTGCTGCAACCCCTCGATGAGGTGTAGGTAGATGCGGTAGGGGAGTGGATGAAGATTCTTGTGCCTGAATCATATTAATTAGTTTTTAGAAGAATAAAGCAACTAAATATTTGCCTAATGGATAGTGTACCCAATGAATTTTGGGAAAGTAACTGATTTGACCTAGTTCAAAGTAAACAATAATAACAAACTCCCAGTCTTAAAAAAGGTTCAGAATTTATTCTCTCTTCGTAGTGACAAAAGAGAGATCGCTCCTTGAGTTACACTTTTTATACCAAATCACTAAATATTTGCTACATATAAATTATTAGAGTCCTCTTTAGAGGACTTTAGCTATAAGCCAGGGGTTTTCAACCCCTGGCGGTCGTTGCCTAAACCCAGCGTGCAGCAAGCATTTGAGCCTTAAATTGACACCAATGAATGCTTTGCGGAGGTCGCGGTTTTGTCGTCGCACGGCAAAACTTCAGCGACCGTCCCCTACCAAGATTTGTCGCATTTCCAAAGTGAATTGGTATTACTACCCGTGATTTTGGGGTTTGGGTTACCAAACAGATGACAAAGGTGGATCTGAGAAAAGTGTACTAGAGTAACTGCATAGTCGATTAGCTAAAACAGTGGTAAATCAAACCTCTTCGCCTCAACTCCAGCGCCAAATCGGAGTCAAAGGCGCGGTACTAATGGGTTTAGGCTCAATTGTCGGTACGGGTGTCTTTGTTAGTATTGGGATTGCGGCAGGAATTGCCGGATCTGGTGTAATTTTAGCAGTAGCGATCGCAGCCTTAATCGCTACAGCCAATGGACTCAATAGCGCGCAACTAGCTAGCAGTCATCCTGTCAGTGGGGGTACGTATGAATATGGGTATAAATATCTCAATCCTTGGTTGGGATTTACCGCAGGTTGGATGTTTTTGGTGGCGAAGACAGCTTCAGCAGCAACAGCAGCTTTGGGATTTGCGGGGTATTTAACTAATGCTTTGGGAGTAGATCCCAGGTGGAAGGTGGCGATCGCGCTTTTAGCCGTGATTACTCTCATATGCATCGTCTGGGGAGGTATCCAAAAGTCTAATCTAGTCAATATTGCGATTGTTTCTCTGGCTTTATTCTCGCTAATTTTCTTCATTCTGGCAGCTTTACCGAAAATTGCGGCTCAAGGGGTGCAGAACTTTAGCCCAT is a genomic window containing:
- a CDS encoding phosphomannose isomerase type II C-terminal cupin domain, with the protein product MIQAQESSSTPLPHLPTPHRGVAATELRPWGSFTILEEGRGYKIKRIEVKPGHRLSLQMHYHRSEHWIVVSGTAKVTCGEVEEVLGGNQSTYVPQCTRHRLENPGVIPLVLIEVQNGEYLGEDDIVRFQDDYSRTST
- a CDS encoding protein kinase domain-containing protein; amino-acid sequence: MPGLNNYRLIKRLSTGLVDTFIAENLGHSQEKYSVVRVFNLSAFSIQQRQYVSNLLEESSSIISKISPHVQVAQITNYFWQEPAFYLVETYISGHGLDVEITPGKRLSESYAIALLQNTLIPLDWLHQQNIVHGNIHPGNLIRRQQDGKIILTDLGRVKQVWQGAIHSLNPQPIILKNIHYLPPRSPLDRRTFDSDIYALGAIALQALTGLSIQQLANPETRELVWHHQIQIAPGLSKILGKMVHPDERERYRSAREVLLALETEKADLKVINQATVRISPRHNSAGKNQLNQPENSAEKTVITPSMPNQSIGKLSLVAWIAANCAGISLGFYLSWVVAYLGSFLANQTLVSAIFGFTFGLVLGTSQGLVIKGIIHRGCWWIGLTTLASSLGFFLGNIVANSLGNLGGELVKGAILGGILGAIAGIPQSLVLRSQLGKGSGWWLTTAIAGVLCALIATIIPGWGIPLGGIMFGIITGISLR
- a CDS encoding HesB/IscA family protein; translation: MIQLSQIAIKEIKRLHSKPRNSGQNLRLGVKPGGCGDFLYVLSFDSILNPDDITYESDGITVAVDSQSLNYIDGLTLDYSEDLMGGNFRFHNPNAASSCGCGISFVVNQ